A single Bradyrhizobium manausense DNA region contains:
- a CDS encoding sugar kinase: MPAASERKIVLVTRKTRLEDLVARYLTAAQARFYVEHLGADFSDYEREHEVYHEQRHATLQVLEQWGRYQVIERGFLPNFIFAPDDIVVALGQDGVVANTMKYLDDHPLIGLNPDSARYDGILLPFAPRDLAKLLPEVATNKRNSQAVTMAEARLSDGQVLHAVNDLFIGARTHVSAIYEITAGGTTERQSSSGLIVATGLGSTAWLKSIVTGSLAIAGSFGQPPPLNGYDALPWDAPELRFAVREPFPSRHSQTNLVCGRLAIEEQLRIRSLMAENGVIFSDGVEADRLDFNAGAEVTIGIAKRRGRLIV, translated from the coding sequence ATGCCCGCCGCCAGTGAGCGCAAGATCGTGCTGGTGACGCGCAAGACTAGGTTAGAAGACCTGGTCGCGCGTTACCTGACGGCGGCGCAGGCGCGCTTCTATGTCGAGCATCTCGGCGCCGACTTCTCCGACTACGAGCGAGAGCACGAGGTCTACCATGAGCAGCGGCACGCGACGCTTCAGGTGCTGGAGCAATGGGGGCGCTATCAGGTGATCGAGCGCGGCTTCCTGCCCAACTTCATCTTCGCACCCGATGACATCGTGGTCGCGCTCGGGCAGGACGGCGTCGTCGCCAATACGATGAAGTATCTCGACGATCACCCGCTGATCGGGCTCAATCCGGATTCCGCACGCTATGACGGCATCCTCCTGCCCTTCGCGCCGCGCGACCTCGCGAAACTGCTGCCGGAAGTCGCGACCAACAAGCGCAACAGCCAGGCCGTGACGATGGCGGAGGCGCGGCTCAGCGACGGCCAGGTGCTCCATGCCGTGAACGATCTTTTCATCGGGGCCCGCACGCATGTCTCCGCGATCTACGAGATCACGGCCGGCGGGACAACGGAGCGACAGTCCTCGAGCGGCCTGATCGTCGCGACAGGGCTGGGATCGACCGCCTGGCTCAAGAGCATCGTCACCGGTTCGCTTGCGATTGCCGGCAGCTTTGGCCAGCCCCCGCCGCTCAACGGTTACGATGCCCTGCCCTGGGATGCCCCCGAGTTGCGCTTTGCCGTCCGCGAACCCTTCCCGAGCCGCCACTCGCAGACCAATCTCGTCTGTGGCCGCCTAGCAATCGAGGAGCAATTGCGCATCCGCTCGCTGATGGCGGAAAACGGCGTCATCTTCAGCGACGGCGTCGAAGCCGACCGCCTCGACTTCAACGCGGGCGCCGAAGTGACGATCGGAATTGCCAAGCGGCGTGGCCGGCTGATCGTCTGA